AGACGTTCATCTCCGCCGCCCGGATCTGGGCCGGACCGGAAATCAGGTTGAACAGGTTCAGCGCGACGCGCGATCCCGCCTCCTGCCACATCTGGTTGATCAGATACTTGTCGCCGTCATACTTGTAGCCATAGTCGAAGCTGATGTTGGGCAGCAGCTTGACCAGCGCCTTGCGGGTGTCGGTGGCGGCGATGCGGGTGTTGTAGAACTGCTCGCGCAGGTCGGCGTTGTTCAGCAGCGCGATCTCCTCCATGCGCGCCACCTCGCCGCCCAGCGGCCTGAAGTCCAGCTTGCCGGGCTCGACCAGCGTGAAGCGGGTGCCGGAGCGCACGCCCATCAGCGTCGCCAGCTCGATTTCCGCCACCGCGAGCTCGCGGTCGACATTCTCCAGAAGGCGCAGGTTTTCCAGCAGGTTGCGCTGATAGCGCAGCGGCTCGACCGGGTTGCGGACGCGATTTTCCTGGATGCGGCGGGAGTCGGCGAGCGCCGCCTCGGCCTCGGTGATGGTGCTGCGCACCTGCTCGCGAAGCTGCTGGGCCGCCAGCGCGCGCCAGTAGGTGGTCCGCACGCTCTGGATCAGGTTGTGCATCGCCTTGCGCCGCCGTTCGTTGGCGACGAGCAGCCGGTCGGCGTTCTGCTGGGCGTTGTAGTAGCTGACGCCGAAGTCGAGGATGCTCCAGGACAGGCCGATGTCCCAGGTGGCGCGTTCGCGGTCGGTGGAGATGTAGGGGTTGCCGACGGACTGGCGGCCGGTGACCGAGTCCACCGACTTGCGGATGTTGTCCTCGTCGCGCCAGGAATAGCCGGCCGCCGTCAGCAGCCGCGGCAGCATATCGTACTTGCTGGCGTCGAGCTGCCCGGCGGCGAGGGTCTGTTCCATCAGCCGCGTGCGATAGTCGAGATTCTGCTTCAGAGCGCGCGCCACGGCCTCTTCGAGCGTGATCGGGCCGGTGACGCCGATCGCACTGCTCTCGATGATGGCCCGGTCGGCATCGACCACCGCCGACATCTCCGTCTCGGTCACGGGCTTCGGCGTGACCGCGCAGCCGGCAAGCGCTGCGGATGCCAGAAGAATGGCCGCAAAAGCCCTGTGCCTGACGGTTCCGCCGGCCCGCGCCCCGCCAATGAAGCCGATACCCATGCTCGCCTTGTCCCTTCGAAGATGTGCGTGACCAAGCCGCGCCAACAGGAGCGCCACCGCATAGTCATGATATGAAGCGTGTGCGACGATGCCGCCAAAAAGTGAATAATATATTTCTGTATTTATGTATTTTGCCGTTCGCTGTCATTTTATGAGTGATAATTCGACGCGGCAAAATCAGGAGAAACCAAATTTTTACTTTTTCATTTTCATGAATCACTAATTACACCTGAATTTCTGTAGATGAAAATCTGGTGCATAGACGTTTTGGATATGCTGATAGAGGTAACGTTTGGCAGCGTCCAGTAACAATATGAGTCAAAATGGACTGCTGCTGCAGCTTTACAAAATTTTTTTGAATCTTGACCACCATGATCAACCAAATCGTGCATGGTTGAACATCAGAATTCGGTTTTTGGTTTAATTGTATGGTGAAATAAACAACCACAGGGCTGCCCGCCCCGGAGC
Above is a genomic segment from Azospirillum thermophilum containing:
- a CDS encoding TolC family protein: MTETEMSAVVDADRAIIESSAIGVTGPITLEEAVARALKQNLDYRTRLMEQTLAAGQLDASKYDMLPRLLTAAGYSWRDEDNIRKSVDSVTGRQSVGNPYISTDRERATWDIGLSWSILDFGVSYYNAQQNADRLLVANERRRKAMHNLIQSVRTTYWRALAAQQLREQVRSTITEAEAALADSRRIQENRVRNPVEPLRYQRNLLENLRLLENVDRELAVAEIELATLMGVRSGTRFTLVEPGKLDFRPLGGEVARMEEIALLNNADLREQFYNTRIAATDTRKALVKLLPNISFDYGYKYDGDKYLINQMWQEAGSRVALNLFNLISGPAQIRAAEMNVSAAEAKRMALQMAVLSQVHLARYQYDDALRQYRRAVSISDVDNELAAIARSQEQSQTGGSLERVSAKVTAILSSIRLYHAVAKVNEAISRVQASLGQEPEIGSLDEIPMDTLKEQVRKSLQQTL